Proteins found in one Corynebacterium sanguinis genomic segment:
- a CDS encoding TrmH family RNA methyltransferase, with translation MALDFTQAFTERTPRVVNAAKLHRAAARKKAGRFIVEGANSVEAAVATGAATDVFVTESAAVEFAEILTTAEYMDVYAHAITDAAARHLADTVSTTGIFAVCTPVLWSVGKALRGGPRLVAVCVETNDPGNAGTLIRIADVCGADAVIFAGDTVDPESSKAVRASAGSIFHLPVARERNVSDVIGQLRAAGLSLAATTMGGEVSLDDAQEVVAQPTAWLFGNEAHGLPQELIDAADHRVSIPIRGHAESLNIATAAAMCMWESSKALSGPQVS, from the coding sequence ATGGCACTCGACTTCACTCAGGCTTTTACGGAACGCACCCCGCGCGTCGTCAACGCGGCGAAGCTGCACCGCGCGGCGGCGCGCAAGAAGGCGGGGCGCTTCATCGTCGAGGGAGCGAACTCGGTGGAGGCGGCCGTGGCCACGGGCGCAGCGACGGACGTGTTTGTCACCGAGTCCGCGGCCGTGGAGTTCGCGGAGATCCTCACCACAGCGGAGTACATGGACGTTTACGCGCACGCGATTACCGACGCGGCTGCCCGCCACCTGGCGGACACCGTCAGCACGACGGGTATCTTCGCGGTGTGCACGCCGGTGCTGTGGTCCGTCGGCAAGGCTCTGCGCGGCGGCCCGCGGCTGGTCGCGGTGTGCGTGGAAACCAACGACCCGGGAAACGCCGGGACGCTGATCCGCATTGCGGACGTGTGCGGCGCGGACGCAGTGATCTTCGCCGGCGATACCGTCGACCCCGAGTCAAGCAAGGCGGTTCGCGCCTCGGCTGGGTCGATTTTCCACTTGCCTGTCGCGCGCGAGCGCAACGTCTCGGACGTCATCGGCCAGCTGCGCGCGGCCGGTCTGAGTCTCGCGGCGACAACAATGGGCGGTGAGGTCAGCCTCGACGACGCCCAGGAGGTTGTGGCGCAACCGACGGCCTGGCTGTTCGGCAACGAGGCCCACGGATTGCCGCAGGAGCTTATCGACGCCGCCGACCACCGCGTCTCCATCCCCATCCGCGGCCACGCCGAGTCGCTGAACATCGCGACCGCCGCGGCGATGTGCATGTGGGAGTCCTCGAAGGCGTTGTCGGGACCGCAGGTAAGCTAA
- the rplT gene encoding 50S ribosomal protein L20, translated as MARVKRSVNAKKKRRAILKSAKGYRGQRSRLYRKAKEQWLHSQTYAYRDRRKRKSEFRKLWIQRINAAARMNDITYNRLIHGLKLAEVEVDRKILADLAVNDFATFSAICEVAKNALPEDVNAPVNAA; from the coding sequence ATGGCACGTGTCAAGCGCTCAGTTAACGCCAAGAAGAAGCGCCGCGCGATTCTCAAGTCGGCCAAGGGCTACCGCGGCCAGCGTTCCCGCCTGTACCGCAAGGCGAAGGAGCAGTGGCTGCACTCCCAGACCTACGCTTACCGCGACCGCCGCAAGCGCAAGAGCGAGTTCCGCAAGCTGTGGATCCAGCGCATCAACGCTGCAGCCCGCATGAACGACATCACCTACAACCGCCTCATCCACGGTCTGAAGCTGGCTGAGGTTGAGGTCGACCGCAAGATCCTCGCCGATCTCGCCGTCAACGACTTCGCTACCTTCTCCGCCATCTGCGAGGTCGCGAAGAACGCCCTCCCGGAGGACGTTAACGCTCCGGTCAACGCCGCGTAA
- the rpmI gene encoding 50S ribosomal protein L35, protein MKQKTHKGTAKRIKISGSGKLRREQAGKRHLNEGLSSKRRRKLSGTTDVAPADVKRMKRLLGKA, encoded by the coding sequence ATGAAGCAGAAGACCCACAAGGGCACCGCCAAGCGCATCAAGATCTCCGGTTCCGGCAAGCTGCGCCGCGAGCAGGCCGGTAAGCGCCACCTTAACGAGGGCCTATCCTCGAAGCGCCGCCGCAAGCTGTCCGGCACCACCGACGTCGCCCCGGCTGACGTCAAGCGCATGAAGCGCCTCCTCGGCAAGGCGTAA
- the infC gene encoding translation initiation factor IF-3, with protein sequence MSADTRINERIRVPEVRLVGPSGEQVGIVRTDDARKLAYEADLDLVEVAPSAKPPVCKIMDYGKFKYEQDQKAREARKNQQQTVVKEQKFRPKIDEHDYLTKKANVERFLEKGNKVKVTIMFRGREQSRPELGYRLLERLADDIGELGVVESRPKQDGRNMTMVFGPSRKAKK encoded by the coding sequence ATCAGCGCTGACACTCGTATCAATGAACGCATCCGCGTTCCCGAAGTTCGCCTCGTCGGTCCCTCCGGCGAGCAGGTTGGCATTGTCCGTACGGACGACGCCCGCAAGCTGGCTTACGAAGCAGACCTCGATCTTGTCGAAGTGGCTCCCAGCGCGAAGCCGCCGGTGTGCAAGATCATGGACTACGGCAAGTTTAAGTACGAGCAGGATCAAAAGGCCCGCGAGGCCCGGAAGAACCAGCAGCAGACGGTGGTCAAGGAGCAGAAGTTCCGACCGAAGATCGATGAGCACGACTACCTGACTAAGAAGGCCAATGTTGAGCGCTTCCTGGAGAAGGGCAACAAGGTCAAGGTCACCATCATGTTCCGCGGCCGCGAGCAGTCGCGACCGGAGCTCGGCTACCGCCTCCTCGAGCGTCTCGCAGACGACATCGGCGAGCTCGGTGTAGTGGAGTCCCGTCCGAAGCAGGACGGCCGCAACATGACGATGGTCTTCGGGCCCTCCCGCAAGGCTAAGAAGTAG
- a CDS encoding sensor histidine kinase, which translates to MQDSPVSSSKNVNWKIAALGVLAIVLTLAVTPMTWQQLAVNLTAVALLASAQRWPIASGIIMIGLFIFISAAEEVRSLTMILSAPFLVSLVAMVGRPRAAAAFAIAIGYISATSPFTGRWVPHDFTGVAIFFVALAAGWWGGIYLRRLRLQHAANQQRLRDDMEERRERLAQALHDSVATTLTSVVMRAETLALTSSGNDDARETAENIADETRQAMQDVRHLLHFMKEDDGVSPAPLNRTIGEQVPVTTRLLESHGFKVEGAEAAKACRWSFPPGFEQVFTELSTNAIKYAEPGSVIELKIRKTATTLSCSMANSMRPGRGPSHMSSRLGLRESRALVARHNGTFKASRVGDQWVAEFTVPEHSLRR; encoded by the coding sequence GTGCAAGATTCTCCTGTTTCGAGCTCCAAGAACGTGAACTGGAAAATCGCCGCCCTCGGCGTCCTCGCGATTGTTCTCACCCTGGCCGTTACCCCTATGACGTGGCAGCAGCTGGCGGTGAACCTCACTGCGGTAGCCCTCCTGGCTTCCGCTCAGCGTTGGCCTATCGCTTCGGGAATTATCATGATCGGCCTCTTCATCTTTATTTCCGCAGCTGAAGAGGTTCGCAGTCTTACCATGATCCTTTCGGCCCCGTTTTTGGTATCTCTAGTTGCCATGGTCGGCAGGCCTAGAGCGGCTGCGGCGTTCGCGATTGCGATTGGGTACATTAGCGCAACCAGCCCCTTCACAGGCCGGTGGGTGCCCCATGACTTCACTGGTGTGGCGATATTTTTCGTCGCTCTAGCAGCGGGCTGGTGGGGCGGAATCTATCTTCGCCGATTACGCCTACAGCACGCCGCGAACCAACAGCGTCTCCGTGACGACATGGAGGAGCGCCGCGAACGCCTCGCCCAAGCGCTCCACGACTCGGTGGCGACGACTCTGACGTCTGTGGTGATGCGCGCTGAGACGCTCGCGCTGACCTCCTCGGGCAACGACGATGCCCGTGAAACCGCGGAAAACATCGCCGATGAAACCCGCCAGGCGATGCAGGATGTACGCCACCTGCTGCACTTCATGAAGGAGGACGATGGCGTCTCCCCCGCACCGTTGAACCGCACTATCGGCGAGCAGGTCCCCGTGACCACCCGCCTGCTGGAAAGCCACGGCTTCAAAGTCGAAGGAGCCGAGGCGGCGAAGGCGTGCCGATGGTCTTTCCCCCCTGGCTTCGAGCAGGTATTCACTGAGCTTTCCACGAACGCCATTAAATACGCCGAACCGGGCTCCGTCATCGAGCTGAAGATCCGCAAGACTGCGACGACCCTGAGCTGCAGCATGGCGAATTCCATGCGTCCCGGCAGGGGCCCATCTCACATGTCGTCTCGTCTCGGCCTACGAGAGTCGCGCGCACTCGTCGCCCGCCACAACGGGACTTTCAAAGCGAGCCGGGTTGGCGACCAATGGGTCGCGGAGTTCACGGTGCCCGAGCATTCCTTGCGACGCTAA
- a CDS encoding response regulator, which translates to MTEPIHILLVDDNPLVLSSFRHYFNSTDDIVVVAEASNGEEALARLREHDVDVILADIHMPTMDGPTLFENINKLDSRPIFITVTAFDSDRTMMRIIRLGGAGYVLKSEKPQVLIDAVRAATDGGMVVSPQAMTRLATHLKDD; encoded by the coding sequence ATGACTGAGCCAATCCACATCCTGCTCGTAGATGACAACCCGCTCGTCCTGAGCTCGTTTCGTCACTACTTCAACAGCACTGACGACATCGTCGTGGTCGCAGAGGCATCGAACGGCGAGGAAGCCCTCGCCCGCCTTCGCGAGCACGACGTTGACGTAATTTTGGCAGATATTCACATGCCAACGATGGACGGCCCGACGCTGTTTGAAAACATCAACAAGCTCGACAGCCGCCCCATCTTCATAACCGTGACGGCGTTCGATTCGGACCGGACGATGATGCGCATCATCCGTCTCGGCGGTGCCGGCTACGTGCTCAAGAGCGAAAAGCCGCAGGTGCTTATCGACGCCGTCCGCGCTGCCACCGACGGCGGCATGGTGGTCTCGCCGCAGGCGATGACCAGGCTGGCGACGCACCTGAAAGACGATTAG
- a CDS encoding response regulator transcription factor, with protein MKLQSLSKSERKVLVLLCQGMSNSEIAQDLAYSESTIKKYVSNIMDQFGATSRLNLVVKVLNAEY; from the coding sequence ATGAAGCTGCAGTCCCTGAGCAAGTCGGAGCGCAAGGTGCTCGTCCTGCTGTGCCAGGGCATGTCCAACTCGGAGATCGCCCAGGATCTCGCGTACTCGGAATCCACAATCAAAAAGTACGTCTCCAACATCATGGACCAGTTCGGTGCGACCTCGAGGCTCAATCTCGTTGTCAAGGTGCTCAACGCCGAGTACTAG